From a region of the Arachis ipaensis cultivar K30076 chromosome B09, Araip1.1, whole genome shotgun sequence genome:
- the LOC107616805 gene encoding uncharacterized protein LOC107616805 isoform X2 — MARRGVTDMLLLRGARRTESRVIKFSGSSQHAAESCGGIPKSYGKIEDSTCWVPHPRTGIYFPKGHEWVMDDVPEDAASFTQTYWLRNVDGVDKH, encoded by the exons ATGGCCAGGCGCGGCGTCACAGATATGTTGCTTCTCCG GGGAGCAAGGAGAACAGAAAGTAGGGTGATAAAGTTCTCAGGGAGTTCCCAACATGCAGCAGAAAGCTGTGGAGGAATTCCAAAGAGTTATGGGAAGATAGAGGATTCAACATGCTGGGTTCCACACCCACGTACAGGGATTTACTTCCCAAAAGGGCATGAATGGGTGATGGATGATGTTCCTGAGGATGCAGCCTCTTTCACTCAGACTTACTGGCTCAGAAATGTTGATGGTGTAGACAAACACTAA
- the LOC107616805 gene encoding uncharacterized protein LOC107616805 isoform X1 produces the protein MARRGVTDMLLLRTNRGARRTESRVIKFSGSSQHAAESCGGIPKSYGKIEDSTCWVPHPRTGIYFPKGHEWVMDDVPEDAASFTQTYWLRNVDGVDKH, from the exons ATGGCCAGGCGCGGCGTCACAGATATGTTGCTTCTCCG GACAAACAGGGGAGCAAGGAGAACAGAAAGTAGGGTGATAAAGTTCTCAGGGAGTTCCCAACATGCAGCAGAAAGCTGTGGAGGAATTCCAAAGAGTTATGGGAAGATAGAGGATTCAACATGCTGGGTTCCACACCCACGTACAGGGATTTACTTCCCAAAAGGGCATGAATGGGTGATGGATGATGTTCCTGAGGATGCAGCCTCTTTCACTCAGACTTACTGGCTCAGAAATGTTGATGGTGTAGACAAACACTAA